A region of Streptomyces cinnamoneus DNA encodes the following proteins:
- the argH gene encoding argininosuccinate lyase produces the protein MTSGPQSQAAGGDVRLWGGRFADGPAEALAKLSASVHFDWRLAPYDIAGSRAHARVLRKAGLLTDDELQRMIEGLGLLEADVAAGTFVGTIADEDVHTALERGLLERLGPELGGKLRAGRSRNDQVATLFRMYLRDHARVIGGLVADLQEALVGLAEAHPDVAMPGRTHLQHAQPVLFAHHVLAHVQALSRDAERLRQWDERTAVSPYGSGALAGSSLGLDPEAVAADLGFERGSSGNSIDGTASRDFVAEFAFITAMIGVDLSRIAEEVIIWNTKEFSFVTLHDAFSTGSSIMPQKKNPDIAELARGKSGRLIGNLTGLLATLKALPLAYNRDLQEDKEPVFDSCDQLEVLLPAFTGMMATLTVHRARMEELAPAGFSLATDIAEWLVKKGVPFRVAHEVAGECVKECEARGIELDGLTDEQFAKISPHLTPEVRTVLSVPGALASRSGRGGTAPSAVAVQLQEVKADLAVQRQWADARRD, from the coding sequence ATGACATCGGGTCCGCAGAGCCAGGCAGCAGGCGGCGACGTACGTCTGTGGGGCGGCCGGTTCGCCGACGGCCCCGCCGAGGCGCTGGCCAAGCTCTCCGCCTCCGTCCACTTCGACTGGCGGCTCGCTCCCTACGACATCGCCGGCTCCCGCGCCCACGCCCGCGTCCTGCGCAAGGCCGGGCTGCTGACCGACGACGAGCTCCAGCGCATGATCGAGGGGCTCGGGCTGCTGGAGGCCGACGTCGCGGCGGGCACCTTCGTCGGCACCATCGCCGACGAGGACGTCCACACCGCCCTCGAGCGCGGCCTGCTGGAGCGGCTCGGTCCCGAGCTGGGCGGCAAGCTGCGGGCCGGGCGCTCGCGCAACGACCAGGTCGCCACGCTCTTCCGGATGTACCTGCGCGACCACGCCCGCGTCATCGGCGGGCTCGTCGCCGACCTCCAGGAGGCGCTGGTCGGGCTGGCGGAGGCGCACCCCGACGTCGCCATGCCGGGGCGTACGCACCTCCAGCACGCCCAGCCCGTGCTCTTCGCCCACCACGTCCTCGCCCACGTCCAGGCGCTCTCCCGGGACGCGGAGCGGCTGCGGCAGTGGGACGAGCGCACGGCCGTCTCGCCCTACGGTTCGGGCGCCCTGGCGGGGTCGTCCCTCGGGCTGGACCCGGAGGCGGTGGCCGCCGACCTCGGGTTCGAGCGCGGCAGCTCCGGGAACTCCATCGACGGCACGGCCTCGCGGGACTTCGTCGCGGAGTTCGCCTTCATCACGGCGATGATCGGGGTCGACCTGTCGCGGATCGCGGAGGAGGTCATCATCTGGAACACGAAGGAGTTCTCCTTCGTGACCCTCCACGACGCGTTCTCCACCGGCTCCTCGATCATGCCGCAGAAGAAGAACCCGGACATCGCCGAGCTGGCGCGCGGCAAGTCGGGCCGGCTGATCGGCAATCTGACCGGGCTGCTGGCCACGCTCAAGGCGCTGCCGCTCGCGTACAACCGCGATCTCCAGGAGGACAAGGAGCCGGTCTTCGACTCCTGCGACCAGCTGGAGGTCCTGCTGCCGGCCTTCACCGGGATGATGGCCACCCTCACCGTCCACCGCGCCCGGATGGAGGAGCTGGCCCCCGCCGGCTTCTCGCTGGCCACCGACATCGCGGAGTGGCTGGTCAAGAAGGGCGTGCCCTTCCGTGTGGCGCACGAGGTCGCGGGGGAGTGCGTCAAGGAGTGCGAGGCTCGCGGCATCGAGCTGGACGGGCTGACCGACGAGCAGTTCGCGAAGATCTCGCCGCACCTGACGCCCGAGGTCCGTACGGTCCTCAGCGTCCCCGGGGCGCTCGCGTCCCGCAGCGGACGGGGCGGCACGGCACCCTCCGCCGTGGCCGTGCAGCTCCAGGAGGTCAAGGCGGACCTCGCGGTCCAGCGGCAGTGGGCCGACGCGCGGCGCGACTGA
- a CDS encoding argininosuccinate synthase translates to MTERVVLAYSGGLDTSVAIGWIAEETGAEVIAVAVDVGQGGEDLDVIRKRALACGAVEAEVADAKDEFAEEYCLPAIKANALYMDRYPLVSALSRPTIVKHLVAAAQKHGASTVAHGCTGKGNDQVRFEAGISSLAPELKCIAPVRDYAMTRDKAIAFCEAKGLPIATTKKSPYSIDQNVFGRAVETGFLEDIWNAPIEDVYDYTANPATPREADEVVITFERGVPVALDGKPVTVLQAIQQLNERAGGQGVGRLDMVEDRLVGIKSREIYEAPGAIALITAHQELEAVTVERELARFKRQVEQRWTELVYDGLWFSPLKRALDGFIAEANEHVSGDIRMTLHGGRAVVTGRKSEKSLYDFNLATYDTGDTFDQSMSKGFIEIFGLSSKIAAKRDLAH, encoded by the coding sequence GTGACCGAGCGCGTCGTACTCGCCTATTCCGGCGGCCTTGACACCTCCGTCGCCATCGGCTGGATCGCCGAGGAGACGGGCGCCGAGGTCATCGCCGTCGCCGTGGATGTCGGTCAGGGCGGCGAGGACCTGGACGTCATCCGCAAGCGCGCTCTCGCCTGCGGTGCGGTGGAGGCGGAGGTCGCCGACGCCAAGGACGAGTTCGCCGAGGAGTACTGCCTCCCCGCGATCAAGGCCAACGCCCTGTACATGGACCGCTACCCGCTGGTCTCCGCCCTCTCCCGGCCGACCATCGTCAAGCACCTCGTCGCCGCCGCCCAGAAGCACGGCGCGTCCACCGTCGCCCACGGCTGCACCGGCAAGGGCAACGACCAGGTGCGGTTCGAGGCGGGCATCTCCTCCCTCGCCCCCGAGCTGAAGTGCATCGCCCCCGTCCGGGACTACGCCATGACCCGGGACAAGGCCATCGCCTTCTGCGAGGCCAAGGGCCTGCCCATCGCGACCACCAAGAAGTCGCCGTACTCCATCGACCAGAACGTCTTCGGGCGGGCCGTCGAGACCGGCTTCCTGGAGGACATCTGGAACGCGCCGATCGAGGACGTCTACGACTACACCGCCAACCCGGCCACCCCCCGGGAGGCCGACGAGGTGGTCATCACCTTCGAGCGGGGCGTGCCCGTCGCCCTCGACGGCAAGCCCGTCACCGTGCTCCAGGCCATCCAGCAGCTCAACGAGCGGGCAGGTGGGCAGGGCGTCGGCCGGCTCGACATGGTCGAGGACCGGCTCGTGGGCATCAAGTCCCGGGAGATCTACGAGGCGCCCGGCGCGATCGCGCTGATCACCGCGCACCAGGAGCTGGAGGCCGTCACCGTCGAGCGCGAGCTGGCCCGCTTCAAGCGGCAGGTCGAGCAGCGGTGGACCGAGCTGGTCTACGACGGCCTGTGGTTCTCGCCGCTCAAGCGGGCGCTGGACGGTTTCATCGCCGAGGCCAACGAGCACGTCTCCGGTGACATCCGGATGACGCTGCACGGCGGCCGGGCCGTGGTCACGGGCCGGAAGTCCGAGAAGTCGCTCTACGACTTCAACCTCGCCACCTACGACACGGGTGACACGTTCGACCAGTCCATGTCGAAGGGCTTCATCGAGATCTTCGGCCTGTCTTCGAAGATCGCCGCCAAGCGGGACCTGGCCCACTAG
- a CDS encoding arginine repressor, translating into MTEAQETEPVHGGPAVPQTRTARHRRIVDILNRQAVRSQSQLAKLLADDGLTVTQATLSRDLDELGAVKIRNTGGELIYAVPSEGGDRTPRAPLGESASEARMGRLAAELLISAEASANLVVLRTPPGAAQFFASAIDQAGVHEIIGTIAGDDTLLLISRDPAGGQALADHLLRLAQKER; encoded by the coding sequence GACCGAGCCGGTCCATGGCGGACCGGCCGTGCCACAGACCCGCACCGCACGCCACCGCCGGATCGTGGACATCCTCAACCGGCAAGCCGTGCGATCCCAGAGCCAGCTCGCCAAGCTGCTCGCCGACGACGGTCTCACCGTCACCCAGGCGACCCTCTCCCGCGACCTCGACGAACTCGGTGCGGTCAAGATCCGCAACACCGGCGGAGAGCTGATCTACGCCGTCCCCTCCGAGGGCGGGGACCGCACCCCCCGCGCCCCCCTCGGCGAGTCCGCCAGCGAGGCCCGCATGGGCCGCCTGGCCGCCGAACTGCTGATCTCGGCGGAGGCGTCCGCCAACCTCGTCGTGCTGCGCACGCCGCCGGGCGCGGCGCAGTTCTTCGCCTCGGCGATCGACCAGGCGGGGGTGCACGAGATCATCGGCACGATCGCCGGCGACGACACCCTCCTGCTCATCAGCCGCGACCCGGCGGGCGGCCAGGCCCTGGCGGACCACCTGCTGAGGCTGGCGCAGAAGGAGCGGTGA